From one Formosa sediminum genomic stretch:
- a CDS encoding 3-oxoacyl-ACP synthase III family protein, producing the protein MYNSKIIGLGYYVPDHVVTNDDLSKLMDTNDAWIQERTGIKERRWVKPGSEDTTSVMGVKAAKVAIERAGIDKDDIDLIVFATLSPDFYFPGPGVQVQKALDIKTVGAIDIRNQCSGFIYGLSVADQFIKTGMYKNVLVIGSEIHSKGLDVSTRGRGVSVIFGDGAGAAILSRTEDNSKGILSTHLHSEGEHAEELALIAPAMGTRWVSDILRDNDPEDESYFPHMNGQFVFKNAVVRFSEVIMEGLQTNKLSPDAIDMLIPHQANLRISQFIQKKFKLTDDQVFNNIMKYGNTTAASIPIALTEAWEQGKIKEGDTVVLAAFGSGFTWGSAIIKW; encoded by the coding sequence ATGTACAATTCGAAAATAATAGGTCTTGGGTATTATGTTCCAGACCATGTAGTGACTAACGACGATTTGTCTAAATTAATGGACACTAATGATGCTTGGATTCAAGAACGCACAGGTATTAAAGAACGTAGATGGGTAAAACCAGGTTCTGAAGATACAACTTCGGTTATGGGAGTTAAGGCAGCTAAAGTTGCTATAGAGCGTGCGGGAATAGATAAAGACGATATCGATCTTATTGTGTTTGCAACATTAAGTCCAGATTTTTATTTTCCTGGTCCTGGAGTTCAAGTGCAAAAAGCATTAGATATAAAAACTGTAGGAGCTATAGATATTCGTAACCAATGTTCTGGTTTTATTTATGGATTGTCTGTAGCCGATCAATTTATTAAAACTGGCATGTATAAAAATGTGTTAGTGATTGGTAGTGAAATTCATTCTAAAGGTTTAGACGTGTCTACGCGAGGTCGAGGAGTTTCTGTAATATTTGGAGATGGTGCTGGAGCTGCGATTTTAAGTCGAACGGAAGATAACTCAAAAGGTATTTTATCAACTCATTTACATTCAGAAGGCGAACATGCTGAAGAATTGGCCTTAATAGCGCCTGCTATGGGCACACGTTGGGTAAGTGATATTTTAAGAGATAACGATCCTGAAGATGAAAGTTACTTTCCGCATATGAATGGGCAATTTGTATTTAAAAATGCAGTTGTACGTTTTAGTGAGGTTATTATGGAAGGACTTCAAACTAATAAATTGAGTCCAGATGCTATTGATATGCTTATACCACATCAAGCTAATTTAAGGATATCTCAGTTTATTCAGAAGAAGTTTAAGCTTACCGACGATCAGGTGTTTAATAACATTATGAAATATGGTAATACAACTGCAGCATCTATTCCTATCGCTTTAACTGAAGCTTGGGAACAAGGAAAAATTAAAGAAGGAGATACTGTTGTATTAGCTGCTTTTGGTAGTGGTTTTACATGGGGAAGCGCTATTATTAAATGGTAA
- a CDS encoding sodium:solute symporter, whose amino-acid sequence MSATQIILLITAYFGVLILISYITGKNTDNNAFFKGNKQSPWYVVAFGMIGASLSGVTFISVPGWIEASQFSYMQVVLGYIVGYLVIGTVLLPLYYKLNLTSIYTYLEERFGNYSYKTGASFFLISRIVGASFRLFLVANVLQIILFDDLGIQFWQTVTITVLLIWLYTFKSGIKTIVWTDTLQTLFMLVAIGVAIFSVSKDINMDGKTALRFVLDSDLSKIFFFEDIRTANYFWKQFISGAFIAIVMTGLDQDMMQKNLTCKSLKDAQKNMFWFTIVLTITNFVILSLGLLLTVYAQQQGIDAHKDDLFPILAKNHLGTAVFIFFLLGLIAAAYSSADSALTSLTTSFSIDILDIEKKYNATKQVKIRRQIHVLISALLILVIITFKYVIKDESVIAKLFVFAGYTYGPLLGLYSFGLFTKWNVKDKFVPVIAILSPILSYIISINSLKWFGFEFGFFILILNGLLTFLGLILIRRQQH is encoded by the coding sequence ATGAGCGCTACACAAATTATCTTACTTATTACTGCCTACTTTGGTGTACTAATTTTAATTTCTTACATCACAGGAAAAAATACCGATAATAATGCTTTTTTTAAAGGCAATAAACAATCGCCTTGGTATGTTGTTGCTTTTGGAATGATTGGCGCTTCGTTGTCTGGAGTAACTTTTATTTCGGTACCAGGCTGGATAGAAGCTTCTCAGTTTAGTTATATGCAAGTAGTTTTAGGCTACATTGTTGGATATCTAGTTATAGGAACTGTGCTCTTACCCTTGTATTACAAACTTAACTTAACTTCTATTTACACCTATTTAGAAGAACGATTTGGCAATTATTCATACAAAACTGGAGCATCTTTCTTTTTAATTTCTCGTATTGTAGGCGCCAGCTTTAGACTGTTTTTAGTCGCAAATGTGTTACAAATTATTTTATTTGATGATTTAGGCATTCAGTTTTGGCAAACAGTAACCATTACGGTACTTTTAATTTGGTTATACACCTTTAAATCTGGTATAAAAACCATTGTTTGGACAGATACTTTACAAACTTTATTTATGCTTGTAGCTATTGGGGTGGCCATTTTTTCTGTAAGTAAGGATATTAATATGGACGGTAAAACAGCATTACGTTTTGTGTTGGATAGCGATCTCTCTAAAATATTCTTTTTTGAAGATATAAGAACTGCTAATTATTTTTGGAAACAATTTATATCCGGAGCATTTATAGCCATAGTGATGACGGGGTTAGACCAAGATATGATGCAAAAAAACTTAACATGTAAAAGCTTGAAAGATGCTCAGAAAAACATGTTTTGGTTTACAATTGTACTTACCATTACTAATTTTGTAATTTTGAGTTTAGGTTTATTACTTACCGTGTATGCACAACAACAGGGTATAGACGCGCATAAAGACGATTTATTTCCAATATTAGCAAAAAACCATTTAGGAACAGCTGTATTTATATTTTTCTTACTGGGTTTAATTGCGGCTGCTTATAGTAGTGCAGATAGTGCTTTAACCTCATTAACAACATCTTTTAGTATTGATATTTTAGATATTGAAAAAAAATACAACGCCACCAAACAAGTTAAAATAAGACGACAAATTCACGTACTAATATCTGCTCTATTAATTTTAGTGATTATTACTTTTAAATACGTTATAAAAGACGAGAGTGTTATTGCTAAACTATTTGTCTTTGCAGGATATACCTACGGCCCATTATTAGGTCTTTACAGCTTTGGATTATTTACCAAATGGAATGTTAAAGACAAATTTGTTCCTGTTATAGCCATTTTATCGCCTATACTATCTTACATTATAAGTATAAATAGTCTTAAATGGTTTGGGTTTGAATTTGGTTTTTTTATCCTTATTCTTAATGGACTTCTTACGTTTTTAGGATTAATATTGATTCGTCGCCAACAACACTAA
- a CDS encoding alpha/beta hydrolase family protein → MKHFLTFFLLCFVITGYAQENLMYQKPHKNILELAEAPLAPIIRMDSKGEHIVLLYRSSYKTIEELSETELRLGGLRINPVTNIGSRTRYYNDVKLSSKKDGTPKIISGLEADGRYANFSWSPNQEYMTFTKTLNTGVELWLLDIKNGEAKKISEANLNANMGNPVTWFKDSNAVLVKILPGNRKALINTKEAVPTGPTVSVSEAGVKAQNRTYQDLLKNKNDEHNFEQLSLSELHKITLDGKATLWKKADMYRGVSFSPDGNYIMITTIKKPFSYLVPYHRFPSESVVYTATGDLVKSVLEVPLIEDLPKGFMAERTGKRDFDWRSDKPATLYWVEALDGGDPANEVPFRDEVFQQDAPFNGKVTSLLKTKDRFRGITWGDDNIAIAYDNWWNTRNTRTYVFNPSNSNVAPKVLFDRNYQDRYNDPGKFVSTKNQFNEYVLDLNKNTAYLIGDGYSEAGKFPFVDELNLNTQKTKRLYQSKLTDKVESISTALDAKAGEFIVRIESKNEYPNYYIRNIKKRNGLKPLTQFENPFKSLQNVKKEVISYKRADGLDLSGTLYLPTDYEAGKKYPMIMWAYPREYKDKNSAAQSTSSSNEFTYPYYGSPIYWVTRGYVVLDDAAFPIIGEGDEQPNDTFRTQLVANAKAAIDAVDDLGYIDRERVAVGGHSYGAFMTANLLAHSNLFAAGIARSGAYNRTLTPFGFQSEERNYWEAPEIYNAMSPFMHADKMKTPLLLIHGEADNNSGTYPLQSERYFNALKGLGAPVRLVMLPRESHGYAAKESILHMLWEQDQWLEKYVKNKNATDTAD, encoded by the coding sequence ATGAAACATTTTCTAACATTTTTTTTGCTCTGTTTTGTAATTACAGGTTATGCACAGGAAAATTTAATGTATCAAAAACCCCATAAAAACATTCTTGAATTGGCCGAGGCTCCTTTAGCTCCAATAATAAGAATGGACAGTAAAGGTGAACATATTGTTTTACTATACAGAAGTAGTTACAAAACTATTGAAGAACTTTCGGAAACCGAATTGCGCTTAGGCGGATTACGTATTAATCCCGTTACCAATATTGGGAGTCGTACCCGATATTATAACGACGTTAAATTAAGTTCAAAAAAAGATGGTACTCCAAAAATCATTTCTGGATTAGAAGCCGATGGCCGATATGCTAATTTTTCTTGGTCGCCAAACCAAGAGTATATGACTTTTACTAAAACACTAAATACAGGTGTAGAATTGTGGCTTTTAGACATTAAAAATGGTGAAGCTAAAAAAATTAGCGAAGCCAACCTAAATGCTAATATGGGAAATCCTGTAACATGGTTTAAAGATAGTAACGCTGTATTAGTTAAAATACTTCCCGGAAACAGAAAAGCTCTAATTAACACCAAAGAAGCTGTACCAACCGGACCAACAGTATCGGTAAGTGAAGCTGGTGTAAAAGCCCAAAACAGAACCTATCAAGATTTATTAAAAAACAAAAACGACGAGCATAATTTCGAACAATTATCTCTATCAGAATTGCATAAAATAACCTTAGATGGTAAAGCTACGCTATGGAAGAAAGCAGACATGTATCGTGGCGTTTCGTTTTCTCCAGATGGTAATTACATCATGATAACCACCATAAAAAAACCATTTTCTTATTTAGTACCTTATCATAGATTTCCATCAGAATCTGTTGTTTACACAGCAACTGGCGATTTGGTAAAATCTGTTTTAGAAGTTCCTTTAATTGAAGATTTACCTAAAGGATTCATGGCTGAACGTACAGGAAAAAGAGATTTTGACTGGCGTAGCGACAAACCAGCTACTTTATATTGGGTTGAAGCTTTAGATGGTGGAGATCCGGCAAATGAGGTTCCGTTTCGCGATGAAGTATTCCAACAAGACGCACCTTTTAATGGTAAAGTTACGTCTCTTTTAAAAACAAAAGATCGTTTTAGAGGCATTACTTGGGGAGACGATAATATTGCAATTGCTTACGATAATTGGTGGAATACTCGTAATACAAGAACCTATGTATTCAATCCATCCAACTCAAATGTAGCGCCAAAAGTATTATTCGACCGTAATTATCAAGACCGATACAATGATCCTGGGAAATTTGTTTCTACCAAAAATCAATTTAACGAGTATGTCTTAGACCTTAATAAAAACACGGCCTATCTCATTGGAGACGGGTATAGTGAGGCTGGAAAATTTCCTTTTGTAGACGAATTAAACCTTAATACACAAAAAACCAAACGTCTGTATCAATCTAAATTAACCGACAAAGTAGAAAGCATCTCAACGGCTTTAGATGCTAAAGCTGGAGAATTTATAGTCCGTATAGAATCTAAAAACGAATATCCTAATTATTACATTAGAAATATTAAAAAGAGAAATGGCTTAAAACCCTTAACACAATTTGAAAATCCGTTTAAAAGCCTTCAAAATGTTAAGAAAGAAGTTATTTCTTATAAACGAGCTGATGGTTTAGATTTATCTGGAACCTTATACTTACCTACAGACTACGAAGCAGGCAAAAAGTATCCTATGATCATGTGGGCATACCCACGTGAGTATAAAGACAAAAATAGTGCTGCACAAAGTACTTCAAGTTCTAACGAATTTACATATCCGTATTACGGATCTCCTATTTACTGGGTAACTAGAGGTTATGTGGTGTTAGATGATGCTGCGTTCCCTATTATTGGTGAAGGCGACGAACAACCAAACGACACCTTTAGAACTCAATTAGTTGCAAATGCTAAAGCCGCTATTGATGCTGTAGATGACTTAGGATATATAGACAGAGAACGTGTTGCTGTGGGCGGACACAGTTATGGTGCATTTATGACTGCTAATTTATTAGCACACTCTAACTTATTTGCAGCAGGAATTGCACGTTCTGGTGCGTATAACAGAACTCTAACACCTTTTGGTTTTCAAAGTGAAGAACGTAATTACTGGGAAGCTCCAGAAATTTACAACGCCATGTCTCCTTTTATGCATGCCGATAAAATGAAAACACCATTATTACTAATTCACGGAGAAGCAGATAACAATTCTGGAACTTACCCATTACAAAGCGAGCGTTATTTTAATGCTTTAAAGGGATTAGGTGCTCCGGTGCGATTGGTTATGCTACCTCGCGAAAGCCACGGATATGCTGCTAAAGAATCTATTTTACATATGCTTTGGGAACAAGACCAATGGTTAGAAAAGTATGTGAAAAATAAAAATGCAACAGACACTGCAGATTAA
- a CDS encoding glycosyltransferase family 2 protein: MKLSVIVLNYNVRYFLELCLKSVEAAISDIDAEIIVVDNNSADDSCKMVRERFPKVKLIENKTNFGFSKGNNIGVAQAKGEYICILNPDTVVAEDTLTKVLNFADQQSNLGIVGCKLIDGAGNFLPESKRNVPTPEVALKKILGDTTTYYANHLKPDSIGVTNVLVGAFMVLKRAVYHAVNGFDEDYFMYGEDVDLSYKILNKGYTNHYYGHTTVIHFKGECTFRNRVYAKNFNGSMQIFYKKHFKKSMVFEALIWGGIKGLTFLNLQPSVKKIDVKSIVFLSNNKNTLLESALDKKIVTKRKIESVSAHQQIIFDNNLLSFKEIIAIMESFQDCNTVTYRIIPRASNFVIGSDNKVSRGNVIHF, encoded by the coding sequence TTGAAGCTTTCAGTAATTGTATTAAATTATAATGTCCGTTATTTTCTTGAACTTTGTCTTAAAAGTGTCGAAGCTGCTATTTCTGATATCGATGCAGAAATAATAGTAGTCGATAATAATTCTGCAGACGATAGCTGTAAGATGGTTCGTGAACGCTTTCCAAAAGTTAAATTAATTGAAAATAAAACCAATTTTGGATTTTCTAAAGGTAACAATATTGGTGTAGCTCAAGCTAAGGGTGAATATATTTGTATTTTAAATCCAGATACTGTTGTTGCAGAAGATACCTTAACTAAAGTGTTAAACTTTGCAGATCAACAATCTAATTTAGGAATCGTTGGTTGTAAATTAATAGACGGTGCTGGGAATTTTTTGCCAGAAAGTAAGCGTAATGTCCCTACGCCAGAAGTGGCTTTAAAAAAGATTTTAGGCGATACAACTACATATTACGCTAATCATTTAAAGCCCGACAGTATAGGGGTAACTAATGTTTTAGTAGGTGCTTTTATGGTTTTAAAGCGAGCTGTGTATCATGCTGTAAATGGATTTGATGAAGATTATTTTATGTATGGAGAAGATGTAGATTTGTCTTATAAAATCTTAAATAAAGGCTATACAAATCACTATTACGGACACACTACCGTTATTCATTTTAAAGGCGAATGTACATTTAGAAACCGAGTTTATGCCAAGAATTTTAATGGTTCTATGCAAATATTCTATAAAAAGCATTTTAAAAAAAGTATGGTTTTTGAAGCCTTAATTTGGGGAGGTATTAAAGGATTAACATTTTTAAATTTACAGCCTTCAGTAAAAAAAATTGATGTAAAATCAATAGTATTTTTGTCTAATAATAAAAATACATTGTTAGAATCTGCATTAGATAAAAAGATAGTTACTAAACGTAAAATCGAGTCTGTGTCAGCGCATCAGCAAATTATATTCGATAATAACTTGCTGTCATTTAAAGAGATAATTGCTATTATGGAGTCTTTTCAAGATTGTAATACAGTTACATACCGTATAATTCCTCGTGCTAGTAATTTTGTAATTGGTAGCGATAATAAAGTCTCTCGAGGAAATGTTATTCATTTTTAG
- a CDS encoding CoA-binding protein, which translates to MNKKTLVIGASLKAERYSNKAIKRLVGAKQETVAFGLRSGIVSGVNIDTDLVQYEDVDTVTLYLNPNRQVQYYDYIVGLHPKRVIFNPGTENPEFYEILNSNGIDYEIACTLVLLATNQY; encoded by the coding sequence ATGAATAAAAAAACATTAGTAATTGGAGCTTCTTTAAAAGCAGAACGTTATTCTAATAAAGCCATTAAGCGTTTAGTTGGAGCTAAGCAAGAGACTGTTGCTTTTGGATTAAGAAGTGGTATTGTTTCTGGAGTTAATATAGATACAGATTTAGTGCAATATGAAGATGTAGACACAGTAACTTTATATTTAAATCCGAATCGTCAAGTGCAGTATTACGATTATATTGTAGGGTTACACCCAAAACGTGTAATATTTAATCCTGGAACAGAAAATCCTGAATTTTACGAGATTTTAAACTCTAATGGTATTGATTATGAAATTGCATGTACTTTAGTGTTGTTGGCGACGAATCAATATTAA
- the recR gene encoding recombination mediator RecR, giving the protein MEFSSKLLEKAVNEMSQLPGVGKRTALRLVLHLLRQPESQTVQLAQALLNMRTEIKFCKSCNNISDNVLCEICSNPRRQQDLICVVEDIRDVMAIENTSSFKGLYHVLGGKISPMDGVGPHDLNITPLVNKVKEGQVKELIFALSPTMEGDTTNFYIFKQIQGLDVVTSTIARGIAVGDELEYADEVTLGRSILNRIPFEGSLKS; this is encoded by the coding sequence ATGGAATTTTCTTCAAAATTACTAGAGAAGGCAGTAAACGAAATGTCGCAACTGCCAGGAGTTGGTAAACGCACAGCTTTGCGTCTGGTTTTGCACTTATTACGTCAGCCAGAATCGCAAACCGTACAGTTGGCTCAAGCGTTATTAAATATGCGTACAGAAATAAAATTTTGTAAGTCATGCAATAATATTAGCGATAACGTGTTATGTGAGATATGTTCTAACCCAAGAAGACAGCAAGATCTTATTTGTGTAGTAGAAGACATTAGAGATGTTATGGCTATAGAAAATACAAGTTCCTTTAAAGGACTATATCATGTTTTAGGAGGTAAAATTTCACCAATGGATGGTGTTGGACCTCATGATTTAAATATTACGCCTTTGGTAAATAAAGTTAAAGAAGGTCAAGTAAAAGAGCTTATTTTTGCGCTTAGTCCCACTATGGAAGGCGACACTACTAATTTTTATATCTTTAAACAAATTCAAGGTTTAGATGTGGTAACGTCTACAATTGCACGAGGAATTGCTGTTGGAGACGAATTAGAGTATGCAGACGAAGTGACATTAGGACGAAGTATCTTGAACCGTATTCCGTTTGAAGGATCGTTAAAATCTTAA